A region of the Leeuwenhoekiella sp. MAR_2009_132 genome:
AAACGAAGTGATCTTTCTGGAAGATAACTATGAAGAAAAATATGCACAGTATAATTTAAACTCACCAGAGTCTTTAATAGGTCTTACACTTATGCAAGAAGAGTTTTTAGACCAAAGCATTCAATTAGCAAGTTTGGTTCAGGATAACTTCAGAGAAAAACTGAATCGTAAAGATCGTAGTGTTAAACAGGCGGGATTTGTTGTGTTACATCAAACAGTGATGCCCAGTGTTCTTATTGAAACGGGCTTTATTACCAATAACGAAGAAGGTAAGTATTTAAATTCTTCAACAGGACAAAAAGAAATAGCGCACGCAATAGCCACAGCGATTGAGGAATATAGAGAAAATGTAAGTGCAAATGACTTTCTGGGAATAACTAAAGTTGTCCCGGCAGTTGAGGTAAAGGATATTGTTTCAGACGGTGAGGTGTATATGGTGCAGATAGCGGCAAGTAGTAAAAGCGTTGAGCCCAAATCATATAATTTTAAAGGTTTAGGGGAGATTACCAGAGCTAAGGAAGGAAAACTGTATAAGTATTATTATGGCGATACCTCAAATTACAGTGAAATTCAACGTAAACTTTCTGAAGCAAAAGCTAAAGGGTATAAGTCTGCTTATATTGTTTCCTTTAAAAATGGGGTAAAGCGAAAGGTCAACTAAGTTATAAATAAAAGTTAGCGTAGTAAGTCCTAATAGATTTTATTCCTAAATTTGAAGCTCATCAAAAATAGTACACATTGAACATTTCTAGAGAGGTAAAAACAGGTCTGTTAGCCGTAGTGGCAATAGCTCTTTTAATTTTTGGTTATAGCTTTTTAAAAGGCAATAATCTTCTTCAAAATGACCGTACTTATTATGCGATTTACGATAACGTAGAGGGGCTTTCTCCCGGCTCTACTGTGACTATTAATGGTCTGGTAGTAGGTAAAGTATTATCTATAGATTTTGCAGACAAGCAGGGTATGCTATTAGTAACCTTTAATGTCAAAAATGATTTTCAATTCTCAAAAAGCAGTAAGGCACAAATATATGGAGGTGGTTTAATAGGTGGAAAATCTCTTTCTATTGTGCCAGATTACGAGCGCGGTGAAGTTGCTAAGTCTGGTGATACTCTAGAGGGTACTATTGATGAAGGTATTTTTGAGCTGGTAAATGAGCGTCTAACACCGCTACAGAAAAAAGTGGAGTCTGTGATAAACAGTACAGATTCTGTTTTAACCGGTGTTGCAGATGTTTTAGATCAAGATACCCGTAAAAATTTACGCACAGCTATTGCAGATATTACTGAAACAGCCGCATCGTTTAAACAAGCTTCGCAGGGATTAAATAAACTATTGTCTGATAATGATAAGAAATTAAGCCGCACATTCACGAATCTTGATGAGATGTCTGCTAATTTTAATCAGATGAGCGATAGTCTTTCTCAGGTTAACGTGGGTCAGCTAGTTACTAAAATGGAAGATATGATTGCAGAAGTAGAAAGCATCACCTCTAAGATAGATAATGGCGAAGGTAGTTTAGGGCAATTGATTAATGATAAGGATATGTATAATAACCTGGAGCGCGCTACCAAGCAGATGGAAGAGCTTATGCAAGACATAAAACTTAATCCTAAACGTTACGTACATTTTTCAGTTTTTGGTAAAAATCCGGGTCCATATAACGAACCGAAAGATTCACTTAAATAAATTAAATGCAATACCTTCCTAATATATTGTTCATAATCGCACTAGCGATTGGAGTTGTTTTTTTTGCTAAAAACGTTCAAAAGCTAATCCGCAATATAAAATTAGGCCGCGATGAAGATCGAAGCGATAATAAGCCGCAACGTTGGCGCAATATGGCTAAGATTGCTTTAGGGCAATATAAAATGGTACGTAGACCGGTTTCTGGTATAATTCACGTACTTGTATACCTGGGTTTTATAATCATTAATATTGAAGTTCTTGAGATTGTAATTGACGGGATTTTTGGTACACACCGTATATTCAGTTTTATGGGTGGTTTTTATAACTTCCTTATTGCTGTTTTTGAAATTTTTGCACTCCTTGTTTTAGTAGGCGTTATTGTTTTCTGGATACGTCGTAACATTTTACATATAAAGCGTTTTTTAAATCGAGAAATGAAAGGTTGGCCTAAGTTAGATGCCAATCTCATTTTGTATTTTGAAGTGGTACTTATGCTGTTGTTTCTAACTATGAACGCTGCAGATTATACACTTCAGCTTAAAGGAGCAGAGCATTATGCGAGTGCTTCAGGTATTCTAGGGTCGTTTCCGGTTAGTCAGTTTATAGCTCCTTTATTTGAAAATATGAGTATCTCATCATTAATACTCGTGGAACGCGCGGCCTGGTGGATTCATATTTTAGGAATACTGGTATTTTTAAATTACTTATACTATTCTAAGCATTTGCATATATTACTGGCTTTCCCAAATACATATTTTGCAAGACTAAAACCACAGGGACAGTTTGATAATTTAGATGCGGTTACACAAGAAGTAAAATTAATGATGGATCCTGATGCAGATCCTTATGCAATGCCAGAGGAAGGTGCGGCTGATGAAGTGCCGGCAAAGTTTGGTGCTAGTGAAGCGACAGATTTAAGCTGGGTTCAATTATTAAATGCATATACCTGTACAGAATGCGGTAGATGTACCAGTGAATGTCCTGCAAATCAAACCGGAAAGTTACTGTCACCACGTCGCATTATGATGGCGACACGTGATCGTCTTGAAGATATAGGAAAAAATATAGATGCTAATAAGGGAACCTTTCAGGATGATGGGAAACAATTATTAGATGATTATATTACCCGCGAAGAATTATGGGCGTGTACTACCTGTAATGCTTGTGTAGAAGCTTGCCCGGTGGGTATAAACCCACTTTCTATTATTATGGATATGAGACAGTATCTTGTAATGGAGCAGAGCGCGGCTCCTACAGATTTGAACAATGCGATGACCAATATTGAAAATAACGCAGCACCATGGCCTTTCAATCAAATGGATCGTGCAAATTGGATCAACGAACTTTAGAAACCAACCAATAAATTTTAAAATAGAAAACTCATGAAAAAAGAGGAAGTGGACAAAATGTTAAGTGAAAAGCTGCAGGATGGGGAACATGTAAGCCCGGTTCTGCCAGAAGGTGTGAAGAACTACCTCATTGATATTGATGGAACCATTACCGAAGATGTTCCTAACGAGGAGCCTGAGCGCATGGGAACTTGCGAACCTTTCCCAGATGCATTGGCAACCTTAAACAAATGGTATGACGAGGGGCATATTATATGCTTTTTTACTTCTCGTACTGAAGAACACCGTGAAGTAACTGAAAACTGGTTAGACAAGCACGGTTTTAATTACCACAGCCTTTTAATGGGTAAACCACGAGGCGGTAATTATCACTGGATAGATAATCACCTGGTACGTGCAACCCGTTACAAAGGGAAATTTACAGATCTTGTTGAAAAAGATGTAACTATAGAAGTGTTTAAAGACTAGGCATTTTAAAAAACTAATAGGAATAAAAATTAGATTATGGCAGAAGCTATCAAAGTCCCTACGATGGCAGAATTTATGGCACAAGGCAAATCTCCGGAAGTTCTCTTTTGGGTAGGCTGCGCCGGAAGTTTTGACGACAGAGCAAAAAAAATAACCAAAGCATTTGTAAAATTATTAGCAAAGGCGGGAGTAGAGTTTGCTGTATTGGGTACTGAAGAAAGCTGTACCGGTGATCCTGCAAAACGAGCCGGTAACGAATTTTTATTCCAAATGCAGGCGGTAACAAATATCGAAGTTCTTAATGGCTACGATGTAAAAAAAATAGTTACTGCGTGCCCACATTGTTTTAATACAATAGCTAATGAATACCCTGGTCTTGGGGGTAATTACGAAGTCTTACACCACACTCAATTTTTAAAATCTTTAATTGACGAAGGTAGACTCACTGTTGAAGGGGGTAAGTATAAAGGTAAGCGTATTACTTTTCACGATCCTTGCTACTTAGCTCGTGCTAACCGTATTTATGAGGCTCCGCGAGATTTACTTCGTAAGTTGGAGGTAGAGCTTGTCGAGATGAAACGCTGCAAAACGAAAGGTTTCTGTTGTGGTGCAGGAGGAGCTCAAATGTTTAAAGAACCTGAGCCGGGTACAAAAGATGTTAATATAGAGCGTACAGAAGAAGCTTTAGAAATTAAACCAGACGTTATCGCTGCAGGATGCCCTTTTTGCAATACGATGATGACAGACGGTGTTAAGAATAAAGAAAAAGAAGATTCTGTAGAAGTTTTAGATATTGCAGAGATGATTGCAAATGCAGATGATCTATAATGCGATTAAATAATAGGTTTTATAAAGCATCGGTTTTACCGATGCTTTTTTTATTTAAAATCTAAGGTACCGTTGCTTATTAGCATTAATTTGAAAGAGAAAGATCCTTTCAGTCGATTTTTGAATCTTTTATTCACTCCTTAATCGCGATTAAAATAGTGAGGGACGATTCTCAAGGTAATTTTACTTCAATTAAATTGTGATAATTACATTTTTAAAAGAATTTGAAGGCTTTTAACACTATCTTTTTTAAGGACCGCCTTTATATACATTAAGTTTGTGCTACTAATTTTTATATACGTATATGTTAATTCCTTTTCAAGATTTACCTGCTAATTCCCGACTTTGGATTTATCAAAGTGACCGCAAATTTGCTGAAGAAGAACTTGTGAAACTTCAAGAACAATTGGAAAGCTTTCTTAAAGAATGGACAGCTCATGGCGCAAGTTTGAATGCCGGTTATGAGGTGAAGTACGATCGTTTTATCGTGATAGGCCTTGACCAAAGTGCAAGTGCTGCCAGTGGGTGTTCTATAGATACACAGGTGCGATTTATACAACAACTTGAAAAAGATTTTGAAGTACAATTATTAGATAAAATGAATGTTACCTACATTCAGAATGATCGGGTTCATTTTAAGCCTTTAGCAGATTTCAAAAAGATGGCAAAAGAGGGTGCTGTAGGTAAAAAAACCATAGTATTTAATAATCTCGTAAATACTAAAGAAGAATATCTAGAATTTTGGGAAGTACCTGCAATAGAAAGCTGGCACAACCGTTTCTTTAAATAAAATATACCGCTTATGATGCGTGAACACTTACTCGTTGGAGTATTTCTTATACTTGCCTTTCAAGGCTTTTCACAATCAAAAAATCCATTACTGGCAAAACAATTAACTGAGCAACAAGCCTGGGTTGATAGCATTTACAATAAAATGACCTTAAAAGAAAAAATAGGTCAATTGTTTATGGTAGATGTTTTTTCTAGTGACCCAAAATCAAAAACAGACGCTATAAAAACGCTCATTAAAAATAACCACATAGGTGGTGTTATTTTTTCTAAAGGAGGTCCTATGCGTCAGGCAAAGCTTAATAACGAGTATCAGTCGTTGAGTAAAGTGCCTTTAATGGTGGCTATGGATGCAGAATGGGGTCTGGCAATGCGATTAGACTCTACCTATGCGTTTCCATGGAATATGACTTTAGGAGCTATTAAAGACAATAATATTGTAGAGGAAGTAGCTAAGCAAATAGGTTTACACAATAAACGAATGGGCGTTCACATTAACTTTGCTCCTGTTGTTGATATAAATGTAAATCCTGAAAATCCTATAATAGGAAACAGATCATTTGGAGAAGATCGTAATAATGTAACCGATAAAAGCGTGGCTTTTATTAAAGGAATGCAAGGAGCCGGCGTGCTAGGAAGTGCAAAACATTTTCCGGGTCACGGGGATACTAATCAGGATTCGCATAAGACGCTTCCTACGATTCCATTTAGCCGAAAGCGTTTAGATTCCATAGAAATGTATCCGTATAAAAAAGTTATTGATGCGGGTATCGCTAGCATTATGATTGCACATCTTAATGTTCCTGCCTTAGAAAGCAAACCGGGTTATCCTACGTCGTTATCTCAAAAGGTTGTAACCGGCTTGTTAAAAGATAGTTTAGGTTTTCAGGGATTGATATTTACTGATGCTTTAAATATGAAAGGCGCATCTAACTTTAAAGAACCGGGTCTTATAGATCTGGAAGCTTTTAAAGCGGGTAATGACATCTTGCTGATGAGTGAAAACGTGCCTAAAGCGATGGCTAAGTTTGAAGAAGCGTATAATGCAGGAGATATTACAGAAACCCGCCTGTCGCGATCTGTTAAGAAAATTTTATTCGCAAAATTTAAAGTTGGTCTCAATAATTATCAACCCGTAAATACTGCAAATCTTATTAAAGACCTAAACAGTGTAGAAGATGATGTAATTTACCGTAAGGCTATGGCAAATGCTTTAACGGTTCTCAAAAATGATCAAGCCATTCTACCGGTTAAAGATTTAGATCTTAAGAAAATAGCATATGTTGAGTTGGGCGATGACAGTGGAGATCCATTTTATAAATCGCTACAGAAATATGCCGAAGTGACAAAAATAAGTGCCTCTAGCAGTGCCGAATATTTAAACAAACTAGATAAATATAATTATGTCATTATAGGTTTTCATCGCTCTGATGATAACCCCTGGAAATCCTTTTCAATGACATCTGCAGATATTGCTATTATAGAAGCTATAGCCAAGTCAAAACCTACAGTTCTCGATGTTTTTGTAAGACCTTATGCACTTTTAAAACTGAATGATATACGCGCGATTAAAGGTATTGTAATGTCTTACCAAAATAGCGCAATTGCTCAGGATTTAAGTGCTCAGTTGATTTTTGGTGCTATAGGAGCCCAGGGCAAATTACCGGTTTCACTAGGAAAAAACTTTCAGATTAATACCAGTTTTGAAACGGGTACTTTGCGCAGATTACAATATGGGGTACCCGAAGAGGAGGGTATGAATTCAGAAAAACTCAAGGAAATTGATGAACTCGTAAAGGAAGGACTTACTAATGTAATGTTTCCGGGGGCGCAGGTTTTGGTGGCGCGCAATGGTAAGGTAATCTATGAGAAAGCATTTGGTCACCATACTTACACTAAAAGAGAGGATGTAAAACTCACCGATGTGTATGACCTGGCTTCAATGACTAAAATTCTTGCTACGTTACCTTTATTAATGGAGCGTTATGATGCTAACAAATTTAAACTTAATGACAAGTTAGGTAGTATTCTTCCTATTTTGAAAGGAACTAATAAAGAAGATATAACTATCAAACAGGTACTTTCTCACTATGGAAAGTTGAAACCCTGGCTTCCGTTTTACAGAGCCACTTATGATGAAACCGGTCACATATCAAAAAAATACTATCGCTCTTCTTCCGAGGGCGATTTTTCTATAAAGATTGCTGAAGATATGTATTTGCGAAAAGATTATCCTGACACTATAGTTAAGATTATTGCAGATACAGATTTATTACCATCTCGAGTCTACAAATACAGTGACTTATCTTATTTTCTGTTTAAAAAATATCTTGAAGATACTGCTTTAACTGATCTTGATACGCTTACCCAGCGCATGTACTACAAGAATCTTGGGGCTAATTATATGGGATATAAGCCTTTAAATTATACTCAAAAAAGTAATATAGTACCTTCTGAAAATGATACCTATTGGCGAATGCAACAAATACAGGGTTATGTGCATGATATGGGAGCGGCGATGACCGATAACGTGGGTGGTCACGCCGGTTTGTTTAGCAACGCTAATGATGTGGCTAAAATGATGCAGATGTATTTACAAAATGGATATTATGGCGGTAAACGCTTTTTTTCAAAAAATACAATGAGTGATTTTAATACCTGCTATTATTGTAATGAAGGTGTGCGCAGAGGTGTAGGCTTTGACAAGCCGCAGCTAGGAACTGTGGGCGGCACGTGTGGTTGTGTTTCTAAAGCTAGTTTTGGCCATTCAGGATTTACAGGAACTTTTACCTGGGCAGATCCTGAAACGCAAATCGTGTACGTTTTCTTATCAAACAGAACCTTCCCTGATGCAGAAAATCGAAAGTTAATACAGTCAGATCTTCGCAGTCGTATTCAAGAGGTAATTCAGAATGCTATAATTCCTTAGTAATTCTTCTTAAATAAAATCTAAAACCGCTTTAGAGATATCGGTGCTGGCTTAATAATTGGTAATTTTAAGCCATGAAAATAGCTATAGTTTGTTATCCCACATTTGGCGGTAGTGGTGTTGTCGCTACCGAGTTGGGTATTGCATTATCTAAAAGAGGACATGAAGTTCACTTTATTACTTACAAACAGCCGGTTAGGCTTGATTTGCTTAATGAAAAGATCTTTTTTCACGAAGTAAATGTTCCCGAATATCCACTTTTTCACTTTCAGCCTTATGAGTTGGCGCTTTCTAGTAAACTTGTAAACATCATCAAGGCTTATCATATAGATGTGTTGCACGTGCATTATGCCATACCACACGCCTACGCCGGTTATATGGCAAAAAAAATGCTTCAGCAGGATGGTATAACCATACCGATGGTAACTACTTTGCACGGTACAGATATCACGTTAGTAGGAAGTCATCCGTTTTATAAACCTGCAGTTACCTTCAGCATTAATAAAAGTGATGTGGTAACTTCAGTATCTCAAAGTCTAAAAGATGATACAAACCGTTTATTTGATATCAAACGTAAGATTCAGGTAATACCTAACTTCATAGATATAAATACGCTTAAAGACTCTTTTACAGATTGTCAACGCGGATTAATGGCTACCGAAGAAGAGCGTATTATCACCCACATTAGTAATATGCGGGAGGTAAAATGTATTCCCGATGTAATTAAAACCTTTAATGAAATTCAAAAACATATTCCTTCAAAATTAATCATGGTAGGAGAGGGACCAGAGCGTGGCCCTGCCGAGTTACTCTGTGAGCAGTTAGGAATTGCTAGCAAGGTGATATTTTTAGGAAACAGTAACGAGATTGATAAGATATTGTGTTTTTCAGACTTATTTCTGTTACCATCAAAAGCAGAGAGTTTTGGTCTGGCGGCATTAGAAGCAATGGCTCATGGTGTGCCGGTTATCTCATCTAATGCAGGAGGTCTTGCAGAGGTTAATACACACGGTTACTCGGGCTATATGAGCGATGTAGGTGATATAGATGCTATGGCAGCTAATGCCTTGAGTATTTTAAAAGAGCGTGAAACTCTTGATTTATTTAAAAAACAGGCCCGTTTACAAGCTCAGCAATTTGCTATTGAGCGCGTAGTGCCTATGTATGAAGAAGTATATTTAAAAGCTATAAATAGAATTAAACAGGTTGCTTCAAAATCAATTAGTAAATAAAGATTTGATTTTATACCGAACAAAAAAAATCCCGTTAGCGTGAGCTAACGGGATTTTTAATTTATGAGGTTGAGATTAGAATTGGTAACGCAAACCTAAAGCGATATCAAAACCTAAGTCATCATTAAAATCATTAAAGCCTATTTCTGGTCTAAAGTCTAAAGAGATTAAAAGTGGAATATCAAAATTGTACTCGATACCTATATCACCAGCTCCAAAAAGGAAAACTTCAGAATTATCATCATTGTTTCTTCCTGGAAAATCGTCATCGTAGCTTACACTACCTAAACCACCACCTAAACCGGCATACCAGTTAAAGCCACCGTCAATATTCCATACCCATTGGTAAAGACCAGCTAATTTAAAAGCATCGTATCTGTTACCATCATTGATACCTAGATCCAACTCTAAACGATTGTTGTCACCAAGGGCACGTTGATAAGAAATTTCTGCGCCAAAACCATCATTATCTCCTAGTCTAAGACCTAAAGCATTTTTTGAAATCTCCTGCGCTTGAGAAGAGAACGAAAAACCTGCTATTAAAACAAAAGCTATAAATAATTTTTTCATAATTGTATTTGAATTTGTTGTTTGTACGGCAAATGTAAGTTCACAACTCCTTATGTTTAACGAGGCTCCCGCCAATTTTTTGTTAAGCTTATCTTAGAAAATGTTAACACTCTAAAATTAATATAATTGTAACTTTAGCCTATGATTACAGACTTTACAGAAGCACTTGATGCACTTGCGAAAAATTTTGATGGAGAATTATATCTCGATGAACTACATAAAAAACTGTATGCTACAGATGCATCAGTTTACCGTAAGTTACCCTTGGCTGTGGCGTTACCAAAGTCTGAAGCTGATCTAAAAAAAATTATAGTATTTGCAAAAGAACATCAAGTAGGGGTAATACCTCGTACTGCAGGGACTTCTCTTGCAGGGCAGTGTGTGGGCGAGGGTATTGTTGTAGATGTATCAAAGCACTTCACTAAAATCGTATCCTTCGACGCAACTCAAAGAACGGTTACGGTACAACCGGGAGTGATTCGGGATGAATTGAACAGGTTTTTAGAACCCCATGGTTTATTTTTTGCACCTAATACCTCTACTTCTAACCGCTGTATGATAGGTGGAATGGTGGGTAATAATTCTTCTGGGACTACTTCAATACAATATGGAGTAACACGTGATAAAGTAATTAATCTAAAAACTATTTTAAGTGATGGTAGCACTGTTGATTTCAGCAAAATTACTGCTGAAGAGTTTGCACAAAAGCGAAATTTAGAATCTTTAGAAGGGAGTATTTATTCAGCAATATATAAGGAATTATATACTCCTAAAGCGCAACAGGAAATTCACGCTAATTTTCCGAAGCCTGAAATACATCGCAGAAACACAGGTTATGCACTAGATGCTTTGCTTGACAATAATGTCTTTAATGCTGAAAGCAACACATTGTTTAATATGTGTAAACTGCTTACCGGTAGTGAGGGTACACTTGCATTTACTACTGAAATAACCTTAAAACTCGATGAGCTACCTCCTGCGGAAGCAGTTATGGTTGCAGCACATTTTGAGAGTATAAATGCCTGTCTTGAAGCCGTTGTACCTGTTATGAAACACAATTTGTATGTGTGTGAAATGATGGATAAAGTAATACTTGACTGTACCTTAAATAACAGAGAACAACAAAAGAACAGGTTTTTTATAGAACAAGATCCTGCAGCTATTTTAATGCTCGAGGTGCGCGCAGTAACGCTAGATGAAGCACGTATAAAAGCCCTACAGCTTATTGAAACTTTAAAAGAGTCTGGTCTTAGTTATGCCTATCCTACATTAGAAGGTAACCAGATCAATCAAGCGCTAGAGTTACGTAAGGCAGGTTTGGGCTTACTGGGTAATATTGTGGGAGATCGCAAAGCAGTAGCGTGTATAGAAGATACCGCTGTCGCCTTAGAAGATCTAGCATCCTATATTAAAGAATTTACAGCCCTAATGGCACATTTTAAACAGGATGCGGTTTACTATGCACACGCAGGTGCGGGTGAAATACATTTACGACCTATTCTAAATCTTAAAAATAGTGACGATGTAACTCTTTTTAGAACCATAACTACAGCGGTCGCAGATCTTGTTAAAAAGTATAAGGGTTCTATGAGCGGTGAGCACGGTGATGGTCTCGTACGTGGAGAATTTGTGGAGTTTATGATTGGCAAAACAAATT
Encoded here:
- a CDS encoding N-acetylmuramoyl-L-alanine amidase is translated as MKTNISFIIVFTLSLLCSNSFSNDKPIDFKKFVVVIDAGHGGKDPGKPSKTGIKEKDVALKIALLIGEELGKNKEIEVLYTRKTDVFVELDRRGEIANKAKADLFISIHCNAHTSQASGAETYVLGLHRNNTNFEVAKAENEVIFLEDNYEEKYAQYNLNSPESLIGLTLMQEEFLDQSIQLASLVQDNFREKLNRKDRSVKQAGFVVLHQTVMPSVLIETGFITNNEEGKYLNSSTGQKEIAHAIATAIEEYRENVSANDFLGITKVVPAVEVKDIVSDGEVYMVQIAASSKSVEPKSYNFKGLGEITRAKEGKLYKYYYGDTSNYSEIQRKLSEAKAKGYKSAYIVSFKNGVKRKVN
- a CDS encoding MlaD family protein, giving the protein MNISREVKTGLLAVVAIALLIFGYSFLKGNNLLQNDRTYYAIYDNVEGLSPGSTVTINGLVVGKVLSIDFADKQGMLLVTFNVKNDFQFSKSSKAQIYGGGLIGGKSLSIVPDYERGEVAKSGDTLEGTIDEGIFELVNERLTPLQKKVESVINSTDSVLTGVADVLDQDTRKNLRTAIADITETAASFKQASQGLNKLLSDNDKKLSRTFTNLDEMSANFNQMSDSLSQVNVGQLVTKMEDMIAEVESITSKIDNGEGSLGQLINDKDMYNNLERATKQMEELMQDIKLNPKRYVHFSVFGKNPGPYNEPKDSLK
- a CDS encoding (Fe-S)-binding protein produces the protein MQYLPNILFIIALAIGVVFFAKNVQKLIRNIKLGRDEDRSDNKPQRWRNMAKIALGQYKMVRRPVSGIIHVLVYLGFIIINIEVLEIVIDGIFGTHRIFSFMGGFYNFLIAVFEIFALLVLVGVIVFWIRRNILHIKRFLNREMKGWPKLDANLILYFEVVLMLLFLTMNAADYTLQLKGAEHYASASGILGSFPVSQFIAPLFENMSISSLILVERAAWWIHILGILVFLNYLYYSKHLHILLAFPNTYFARLKPQGQFDNLDAVTQEVKLMMDPDADPYAMPEEGAADEVPAKFGASEATDLSWVQLLNAYTCTECGRCTSECPANQTGKLLSPRRIMMATRDRLEDIGKNIDANKGTFQDDGKQLLDDYITREELWACTTCNACVEACPVGINPLSIIMDMRQYLVMEQSAAPTDLNNAMTNIENNAAPWPFNQMDRANWINEL
- a CDS encoding phosphoheptose isomerase; the encoded protein is MKKEEVDKMLSEKLQDGEHVSPVLPEGVKNYLIDIDGTITEDVPNEEPERMGTCEPFPDALATLNKWYDEGHIICFFTSRTEEHREVTENWLDKHGFNYHSLLMGKPRGGNYHWIDNHLVRATRYKGKFTDLVEKDVTIEVFKD
- a CDS encoding (Fe-S)-binding protein, translated to MAEAIKVPTMAEFMAQGKSPEVLFWVGCAGSFDDRAKKITKAFVKLLAKAGVEFAVLGTEESCTGDPAKRAGNEFLFQMQAVTNIEVLNGYDVKKIVTACPHCFNTIANEYPGLGGNYEVLHHTQFLKSLIDEGRLTVEGGKYKGKRITFHDPCYLARANRIYEAPRDLLRKLEVELVEMKRCKTKGFCCGAGGAQMFKEPEPGTKDVNIERTEEALEIKPDVIAAGCPFCNTMMTDGVKNKEKEDSVEVLDIAEMIANADDL
- a CDS encoding glycoside hydrolase family 3 N-terminal domain-containing protein; translation: MREHLLVGVFLILAFQGFSQSKNPLLAKQLTEQQAWVDSIYNKMTLKEKIGQLFMVDVFSSDPKSKTDAIKTLIKNNHIGGVIFSKGGPMRQAKLNNEYQSLSKVPLMVAMDAEWGLAMRLDSTYAFPWNMTLGAIKDNNIVEEVAKQIGLHNKRMGVHINFAPVVDINVNPENPIIGNRSFGEDRNNVTDKSVAFIKGMQGAGVLGSAKHFPGHGDTNQDSHKTLPTIPFSRKRLDSIEMYPYKKVIDAGIASIMIAHLNVPALESKPGYPTSLSQKVVTGLLKDSLGFQGLIFTDALNMKGASNFKEPGLIDLEAFKAGNDILLMSENVPKAMAKFEEAYNAGDITETRLSRSVKKILFAKFKVGLNNYQPVNTANLIKDLNSVEDDVIYRKAMANALTVLKNDQAILPVKDLDLKKIAYVELGDDSGDPFYKSLQKYAEVTKISASSSAEYLNKLDKYNYVIIGFHRSDDNPWKSFSMTSADIAIIEAIAKSKPTVLDVFVRPYALLKLNDIRAIKGIVMSYQNSAIAQDLSAQLIFGAIGAQGKLPVSLGKNFQINTSFETGTLRRLQYGVPEEEGMNSEKLKEIDELVKEGLTNVMFPGAQVLVARNGKVIYEKAFGHHTYTKREDVKLTDVYDLASMTKILATLPLLMERYDANKFKLNDKLGSILPILKGTNKEDITIKQVLSHYGKLKPWLPFYRATYDETGHISKKYYRSSSEGDFSIKIAEDMYLRKDYPDTIVKIIADTDLLPSRVYKYSDLSYFLFKKYLEDTALTDLDTLTQRMYYKNLGANYMGYKPLNYTQKSNIVPSENDTYWRMQQIQGYVHDMGAAMTDNVGGHAGLFSNANDVAKMMQMYLQNGYYGGKRFFSKNTMSDFNTCYYCNEGVRRGVGFDKPQLGTVGGTCGCVSKASFGHSGFTGTFTWADPETQIVYVFLSNRTFPDAENRKLIQSDLRSRIQEVIQNAIIP
- the bshA gene encoding N-acetyl-alpha-D-glucosaminyl L-malate synthase BshA; amino-acid sequence: MKIAIVCYPTFGGSGVVATELGIALSKRGHEVHFITYKQPVRLDLLNEKIFFHEVNVPEYPLFHFQPYELALSSKLVNIIKAYHIDVLHVHYAIPHAYAGYMAKKMLQQDGITIPMVTTLHGTDITLVGSHPFYKPAVTFSINKSDVVTSVSQSLKDDTNRLFDIKRKIQVIPNFIDINTLKDSFTDCQRGLMATEEERIITHISNMREVKCIPDVIKTFNEIQKHIPSKLIMVGEGPERGPAELLCEQLGIASKVIFLGNSNEIDKILCFSDLFLLPSKAESFGLAALEAMAHGVPVISSNAGGLAEVNTHGYSGYMSDVGDIDAMAANALSILKERETLDLFKKQARLQAQQFAIERVVPMYEEVYLKAINRIKQVASKSISK
- a CDS encoding FAD-binding and (Fe-S)-binding domain-containing protein — its product is MITDFTEALDALAKNFDGELYLDELHKKLYATDASVYRKLPLAVALPKSEADLKKIIVFAKEHQVGVIPRTAGTSLAGQCVGEGIVVDVSKHFTKIVSFDATQRTVTVQPGVIRDELNRFLEPHGLFFAPNTSTSNRCMIGGMVGNNSSGTTSIQYGVTRDKVINLKTILSDGSTVDFSKITAEEFAQKRNLESLEGSIYSAIYKELYTPKAQQEIHANFPKPEIHRRNTGYALDALLDNNVFNAESNTLFNMCKLLTGSEGTLAFTTEITLKLDELPPAEAVMVAAHFESINACLEAVVPVMKHNLYVCEMMDKVILDCTLNNREQQKNRFFIEQDPAAILMLEVRAVTLDEARIKALQLIETLKESGLSYAYPTLEGNQINQALELRKAGLGLLGNIVGDRKAVACIEDTAVALEDLASYIKEFTALMAHFKQDAVYYAHAGAGEIHLRPILNLKNSDDVTLFRTITTAVADLVKKYKGSMSGEHGDGLVRGEFVEFMIGKTNYAVLKRIKHTFDPDNIFNPGKVINAKPMDGQLRYIPDRKEPEIDTLLNFEDSQGILRAAEQCNGSGDCRKLPEAGGTMCPSYRATRDEKDSTRGRANTLREFLTHSERKNSFNHKELKEVFDLCLSCKACASECPSNVDVATLKAEFEYQYKKENGSSLRTRAFAFNAYLNKFASVLPGITNGLYKAKLSGSFIRKTLEVAPERSLPPLSKKTLRARFKKLRAFNPKKPIKTVYLFVDEFTNYLDAQIGEDAVVLLQRLNYEVRVITHAESGRSLISKGFLKQARKIAQKNIKTFKDLVDAEHPLIGIEPSAILGFRDEYLRLSKNVEEAKILAKNTFIIDEFLNAEIKLGNIKSTSFTTDAKKLKIHGHCHQKALSGIEHTFNLLNLPANFKPTIIPSGCCGMAGSFGYEKEHYALSMQIGEQTLFPAIRKAAQDTIIAAPGTSCRHQIKDGTQREALHPVTILKEALV